A window of the Pedobacter frigiditerrae genome harbors these coding sequences:
- a CDS encoding ABC transporter permease — MNNSPSKKIWNRFKRNKFAFGGLVFISLMMVIGILGYLITPDQTPYASTINLALNKKKPGRSFQFLIISKNDKIKQVNVFEKMLFGQPANFKSIPITGYRIVGDKVLVQEYIGDDERPKETQYELKSLCPKCLMPSKMGTQQAVFEESNIYKQTFYLGTDPYGRDYLSRLILGIRVSLSVGLIAVLISLLIGVSLGAAAGYFGGKTDAIISWFMNVTWSLPSLLLIIAISFALGKGFWQIFIAVGLSTWVDVARLVRGQVLALKEVEYVEAANALGFSTFRTITKHILPNLAGPILVVASANFASAILLETGLSFLGFGAQPPMPSWGTMIKEHYGYIIMDAAYLAVLPGLAIMLTVYAFNLLAIGLRDAFDVKGQNVTV, encoded by the coding sequence ATGAATAACAGTCCTTCGAAAAAAATATGGAATAGATTTAAACGTAATAAGTTTGCGTTTGGAGGATTGGTTTTTATTTCATTGATGATGGTAATTGGAATTTTAGGTTATCTAATTACGCCAGACCAAACCCCTTATGCTAGTACTATCAATCTAGCCCTAAACAAAAAGAAACCTGGCAGATCATTTCAGTTTTTAATCATTAGTAAAAATGATAAAATAAAGCAGGTTAATGTATTTGAGAAAATGCTCTTTGGTCAGCCTGCAAATTTTAAGAGCATACCAATTACAGGTTATCGAATTGTAGGTGATAAGGTTTTGGTTCAGGAGTATATTGGAGATGATGAAAGGCCAAAGGAAACACAATATGAACTAAAGTCTCTATGTCCAAAATGTTTGATGCCATCTAAAATGGGAACTCAACAAGCAGTTTTTGAAGAAAGTAATATCTACAAACAAACTTTTTATTTAGGTACAGACCCTTATGGTAGAGATTATTTGAGTAGGTTAATTTTAGGCATTCGTGTTTCTCTATCAGTAGGATTAATAGCTGTTTTAATCTCTTTACTTATTGGTGTTAGTTTGGGTGCAGCTGCTGGGTATTTTGGAGGTAAAACCGATGCCATTATTAGTTGGTTCATGAATGTGACTTGGTCGCTACCTTCATTGCTATTGATTATAGCTATTTCATTTGCATTAGGGAAAGGGTTTTGGCAAATTTTCATCGCCGTTGGCTTGTCTACTTGGGTAGATGTAGCTCGTTTAGTTCGTGGTCAAGTATTGGCCTTAAAAGAAGTAGAGTATGTAGAGGCGGCAAATGCATTAGGATTTTCGACTTTCAGGACCATAACCAAGCATATTTTACCTAATCTTGCTGGTCCAATTTTAGTAGTTGCGTCAGCCAATTTTGCTTCTGCTATTTTATTAGAAACAGGACTTAGTTTTTTAGGTTTTGGCGCACAACCACCTATGCCAAGCTGGGGCACCATGATTAAGGAGCATTATGGTTATATCATTATGGATGCAGCTTACCTTGCTGTTTTGCCAGGATTAGCGATTATGCTTACCGTTTATGCTTTTAATTTGTTGGCAATAGGATTACGTGATGCCTTTGACGTAAAAGGGCAAAATGTAACGGTTTAA
- a CDS encoding glycosyltransferase family 2 protein — translation MEVVSALSYFTVFLTLIYVFVVGTFIRGWAKIPYFKWNEGKATTKVSILIAARNEEDKIGKTIDDILAQDYDKNLVEVIIIDDHSTDETSAIISSYANQGIQLIQLNEANALNSYKKKAIQTAIGQATGQLIITTDADCRMGKNWLKTIVNCYEVNGYKMISSPVAYFEEKNLFENLQTLEFSYLIGLGASTIGNNNPSTCNGANLAYEREAFFAVGGFKGIDDLASGDDELLLHKMAALYEGKIGFLKNSEAIVYTHAKPNVKEFLQQRKRWASKTTRYKDKLVIALGLSIWLFNVSIIVNSIMAFIFTDICLKFLLFQLICKLTIELIFLYSVTGFFKRRLLLFLLPLLNPMHVVYFVYIGLAGNSGKYNWKGRMVK, via the coding sequence TTGGAAGTAGTCAGCGCACTTAGTTATTTTACCGTTTTTTTAACCTTAATTTATGTATTTGTAGTAGGTACGTTTATTAGAGGATGGGCTAAAATTCCATATTTTAAGTGGAATGAAGGCAAGGCTACAACAAAGGTTTCTATATTAATTGCTGCACGTAACGAAGAAGATAAAATCGGCAAAACCATTGATGATATCTTAGCACAAGATTATGATAAAAATCTAGTTGAAGTTATTATTATAGATGACCATTCTACCGATGAAACCTCAGCTATTATTTCATCTTATGCCAATCAAGGTATTCAATTGATACAACTTAATGAGGCCAATGCACTAAACTCGTATAAGAAAAAGGCAATTCAAACCGCAATAGGTCAAGCGACAGGGCAATTAATTATTACTACAGATGCTGATTGCAGGATGGGTAAAAACTGGTTAAAAACCATCGTTAATTGTTATGAAGTTAATGGGTATAAAATGATCTCATCACCTGTGGCCTATTTCGAAGAAAAGAACTTATTTGAAAACTTACAAACTTTAGAGTTTTCTTATTTAATTGGTTTGGGCGCTTCTACAATTGGTAATAATAACCCTAGCACTTGTAATGGGGCTAACCTCGCTTATGAACGTGAAGCTTTTTTTGCAGTTGGTGGTTTTAAAGGAATTGATGATTTAGCGTCTGGAGATGATGAATTATTGCTGCACAAAATGGCTGCACTTTATGAGGGCAAGATAGGCTTCTTAAAAAATAGTGAAGCAATAGTTTATACCCATGCAAAACCAAATGTTAAAGAATTTTTGCAACAACGTAAACGTTGGGCCTCTAAAACGACTCGTTATAAAGACAAATTGGTTATTGCCCTGGGGTTAAGTATTTGGTTATTTAATGTGAGCATTATAGTAAATTCTATCATGGCATTTATCTTCACTGATATATGTCTAAAATTTCTGTTATTTCAACTAATTTGTAAGCTAACTATCGAGCTTATCTTTTTGTATAGTGTTACTGGTTTCTTTAAAAGAAGATTATTATTATTTTTATTGCCATTGCTTAATCCAATGCATGTAGTTTATTTTGTATACATTGGTTTGGCAGGTAATTCTGGAAAGTATAATTGGAAAGGCCGAATGGTTAAATAA
- the ruvC gene encoding crossover junction endodeoxyribonuclease RuvC gives MLAEKKERIIMGIDPGTAIMGYGIVLEKGTKIELISLGIVRMDHLDDHFLKLQRIFEKTIALIDEYKPDVLAIEAPFYGKNIQVMLKLGRAQGIAMAAALSRNISVTEYAPRKIKQSITGKGTASKEQVAAMLQRLLNFKETPEFLDATDGLAVAVCHSFQRISTSNTGKSYSGWDAFAKDNKKRVK, from the coding sequence ATGTTGGCTGAAAAAAAGGAACGCATAATAATGGGTATCGATCCAGGTACAGCAATTATGGGTTATGGTATCGTTCTAGAGAAAGGAACAAAAATAGAACTAATAAGTTTGGGCATTGTGAGAATGGATCATTTGGATGATCATTTTTTAAAGCTTCAACGCATATTTGAAAAAACAATTGCCTTAATTGACGAATATAAACCAGATGTTTTAGCTATCGAGGCTCCATTTTATGGCAAAAACATTCAAGTAATGCTGAAACTAGGTAGGGCTCAAGGTATTGCAATGGCAGCTGCTTTATCAAGAAATATTTCAGTAACTGAATATGCCCCGAGAAAAATTAAACAATCCATTACCGGAAAAGGTACAGCAAGTAAAGAACAAGTTGCTGCGATGCTACAAAGATTATTAAACTTTAAAGAAACACCTGAATTTTTAGATGCAACTGATGGTCTAGCTGTGGCAGTTTGTCACTCGTTTCAACGAATTAGTACCAGCAATACTGGGAAATCGTATTCTGGGTGGGATGCTTTTGCAAAGGATAATAAAAAGAGAGTTAAGTAA
- a CDS encoding DUF4349 domain-containing protein, whose protein sequence is MKKYLFCIAIIVLMFGCNAEKKDYAADESVSKEVVISADAVDTTATPKIIKTADMRFRVKDVQQTKEQLSATIKAQGGTVMEFSINSSIQESDKVKYSADSLKEITAYRKEGLVIAKIPSEKLDDFTNTVAKMAVFVDNQTMKMDDQSITYLANKLKAQNRVDAVNTINKTAKRQGNNVETSLYIKDDYIDKKIENMNIDSRVKFSTITLNFYQDNTVKSLIVSNDNLYDYRPGFFQRLGLSIVAGWSFLKEFILGVSTLWPFLAIGLGLFFGIKAYLRRKKV, encoded by the coding sequence ATGAAAAAGTATTTATTTTGTATCGCCATCATTGTTTTAATGTTTGGCTGTAACGCAGAGAAAAAAGATTACGCTGCTGATGAATCAGTTAGTAAAGAAGTGGTAATATCAGCTGATGCTGTTGACACAACCGCAACCCCTAAGATTATTAAAACAGCAGATATGCGTTTTAGGGTTAAAGATGTTCAACAAACCAAAGAACAATTAAGTGCTACCATCAAGGCACAAGGTGGAACAGTGATGGAATTCTCCATCAATAGTTCAATTCAAGAAAGTGATAAGGTAAAATATTCTGCAGATTCGTTAAAAGAAATTACAGCTTACAGAAAAGAAGGATTGGTGATTGCTAAAATTCCTTCCGAGAAACTGGATGATTTTACGAATACTGTAGCAAAAATGGCTGTTTTTGTAGATAACCAAACCATGAAAATGGATGACCAGAGCATTACTTATCTTGCTAATAAATTAAAAGCACAAAACAGAGTTGATGCTGTAAATACAATCAATAAAACTGCTAAAAGACAAGGCAACAACGTAGAAACATCTCTATACATTAAAGATGATTATATTGACAAGAAAATTGAGAATATGAATATTGATAGCAGGGTGAAGTTTAGTACAATAACCTTGAACTTCTATCAAGATAATACAGTGAAATCACTGATTGTTAGTAATGATAATTTATATGACTATCGCCCAGGTTTCTTCCAAAGATTAGGTTTGAGCATTGTAGCAGGCTGGTCTTTTCTTAAAGAATTTATTTTAGGTGTATCTACCTTATGGCCTTTCTTGGCAATTGGATTAGGATTGTTTTTTGGGATTAAAGCTTATTTGAGAAGGAAAAAAGTATAA
- a CDS encoding 5'-nucleotidase, lipoprotein e(P4) family: protein MKKYLLIWMLGILPILSFAQALTPARDYTNAVLWQQFSGEYRALAFQAYNFARLSLKEALWNQANAKLNCVIVDADETILDNSVFQGHEIKKGVSYLPGDWTEWTALAQADTVPGALAFLKFAASKNVETFYVTNRDKADYEGTLKNLQKFGFPNADEAHLLVKTTTSDKEPRRQKILEKYNVLLLCGDNLSDFSNVFYREGKDTKEQVNAMQGLFGTKFIVLPNPMYGDWEKLLYKSDKLNEADKGKQRLDKLKTY from the coding sequence ATGAAAAAATACCTTTTAATTTGGATGTTGGGCATTCTTCCCATCTTATCTTTTGCACAAGCGCTAACTCCAGCAAGGGATTATACAAATGCAGTGCTGTGGCAGCAGTTTAGTGGCGAGTATAGAGCTTTGGCTTTTCAGGCTTACAACTTTGCTAGATTGTCTTTAAAAGAAGCCTTATGGAACCAAGCGAATGCTAAACTAAATTGCGTAATTGTAGATGCTGATGAAACCATTTTAGACAATTCAGTTTTTCAAGGTCATGAAATTAAAAAAGGAGTAAGTTACTTGCCTGGTGATTGGACAGAATGGACGGCTTTAGCACAGGCAGATACTGTTCCTGGAGCGCTAGCATTTTTGAAGTTTGCCGCCAGCAAGAATGTTGAAACCTTTTATGTAACAAATAGAGACAAAGCCGATTATGAAGGGACTTTAAAGAACCTACAGAAATTTGGGTTTCCAAACGCTGATGAAGCTCATTTGTTAGTTAAAACTACCACATCAGATAAAGAACCTCGTCGCCAAAAAATATTAGAGAAGTATAATGTTTTATTGCTATGTGGCGATAATTTAAGTGATTTCTCTAATGTGTTTTATCGCGAAGGAAAAGATACCAAAGAGCAAGTTAATGCAATGCAAGGCTTATTTGGAACGAAGTTTATCGTTTTGCCTAATCCTATGTATGGAGACTGGGAAAAACTTCTGTACAAGAGTGATAAACTGAATGAAGCTGATAAAGGAAAACAACGATTAGATAAATTGAAAACTTATTAA